The Faecalibacterium prausnitzii genome includes a window with the following:
- a CDS encoding MATE family efflux transporter has translation MGLQVDPKELKKRQFFLEGNIPKAVLSVCLPMALFQLINELFRVFDLVITSQINPESVSAVSFFNQLNNSIVSVGTGLSIGAGILIAGLYGAGEYERLKTTVNTTFFLAGAAALVLVAGLILGARPILRLANTPAQLVEIGLNYYRITALNLVFTFFNNVYIAIEKARGNGSKIMRINFAMALTKFSFSAFFVLVLHQGIVMIGVATLLSNLVVTAIGLYNLRNPEDVFGLSLRYVRLKNDIVKKIVAISLPVIAEKFSFSAGKVVVNSVGVNYGTQTVGALGVSNSVSALSTVPAGSIGDGGAALIRQNIGHGNPQRALKIFRCVFIVDFVWGVLGFILTWVFLDPILASFSKGDVAFAELIAQIFTLEMISNVFLAIHSAVMALLYAFGYTKLSFYVNFARLFVFRIPILLFFQHCTTLAGGQAMGLVMMISNGMTGLLALVVAAAVLHKEYGAGWTKQLLST, from the coding sequence ATGGGCTTGCAGGTAGATCCAAAAGAACTTAAAAAAAGGCAATTCTTTTTAGAGGGAAATATACCCAAGGCAGTTCTTTCTGTCTGTTTGCCCATGGCACTGTTCCAGCTGATCAATGAGTTGTTTCGGGTGTTTGATCTTGTAATTACCTCTCAGATCAACCCTGAATCCGTCTCGGCGGTGTCGTTTTTCAACCAGCTTAACAACTCCATCGTCTCGGTGGGGACCGGCCTTTCCATCGGTGCAGGGATTCTAATTGCTGGTTTGTATGGAGCTGGGGAGTATGAGAGGTTAAAAACCACCGTAAATACCACCTTTTTTTTGGCCGGAGCCGCTGCCCTTGTCCTGGTGGCAGGGCTTATCCTGGGGGCTAGGCCTATTCTGCGTTTGGCAAACACTCCCGCCCAGCTTGTGGAAATCGGATTGAACTACTACCGGATCACTGCGCTGAATCTGGTTTTCACCTTCTTCAATAATGTCTATATCGCCATTGAAAAGGCCCGTGGGAATGGTTCCAAGATCATGCGGATCAACTTTGCAATGGCACTTACCAAGTTCTCGTTTTCCGCCTTTTTTGTTCTGGTACTCCACCAAGGGATTGTCATGATCGGAGTGGCCACCCTACTTTCCAACCTGGTGGTAACAGCAATCGGCCTTTATAATCTGCGTAACCCTGAAGATGTCTTTGGGCTGTCGCTCCGATATGTCAGGCTAAAGAACGACATCGTCAAAAAGATTGTTGCCATTTCCCTTCCGGTTATCGCCGAAAAATTCTCCTTCAGTGCAGGCAAAGTGGTTGTCAACTCGGTTGGCGTGAACTACGGCACCCAAACTGTGGGTGCGCTGGGCGTTTCAAACAGCGTCAGCGCTCTGTCTACGGTCCCGGCAGGAAGCATTGGAGATGGTGGGGCTGCTTTGATTCGACAGAACATCGGCCATGGAAATCCACAGCGAGCCCTGAAAATTTTTCGGTGCGTCTTTATAGTAGATTTTGTCTGGGGCGTTTTGGGATTCATTTTGACTTGGGTGTTTCTGGATCCGATCCTTGCGAGTTTCTCCAAAGGGGATGTGGCCTTTGCAGAGCTGATTGCACAGATCTTTACTCTCGAAATGATCTCAAACGTATTTTTGGCAATCCATTCGGCAGTTATGGCACTGTTGTATGCCTTTGGATATACCAAATTGTCCTTCTATGTAAATTTCGCAAGACTCTTTGTTTTCCGGATTCCGATTCTCCTGTTCTTCCAGCATTGTACAACGCTTGCGGGCGGTCAGGCGATGGGTTTGGTGATGATGATCAGCAACGGCATGACCGGTCTGCTTGCTTTGGTGGTCGCTGCGGCGGTGCTGCACAAAGAATATGGAGCGGGCTGGACGAAGCAACTGCTCAGTACTTGA
- a CDS encoding glycoside hydrolase family 2 protein has translation MREIISLNENWTLSFPKGDHVTEQVNLPHTWNAVDGNDGNGSYLRTTGVYTRTFEQPKQPREGGRTYVEVLAAALNATVKVNGTVATTHEGGFSIFRTDVTDLCHEGENELTIEVSNEDTPSMYPASADFTFYGGLYRGVNLISVPNAHFDLDYYGGPGIMVTPVPTEDGGANFTIKSFVTNPADDLTVLYSIEDCFGREVASAVRGSAETEVTIYVPDAQLWSMDEPNLYTVTATLQRNNEAVDEICANVGVRSFKVTPNEGFSINGVPTPLRGVSRHQDRVFEGNALTAEEHYDDAMLIKELGANTIRLAHYQHSQDFYDACDEIGFAVWAEIPFISVFKKGEGAHTHVMEEMKELIIQNYNHPSIMFWGISNEILIGGISQELVDTHHDLEKLCKELDPTRLTTIAHVSHTPVDGPMHHITDLESYNHYFGWYGGKMEQNGPWLDKFHADHPDICIGISEYGCEGIINWHSNTPECKDYTEEYQALYHEHMAQVFEDRPWVWASHVWNMFDFGCAARNEGGVSGRNNKGLVTMDRKTKKDSYFVYQAYWTQTPMVHIAGRRHAQRAGETTEIKVYSNQDTVVLYVNGKEVGQQTAHRVFKFDVALNEGFNTILAVAGDVKDSITLEKVAEEPAYYTLPEFNARQEGVANWFKQVGSLDLDLKAPMEFPEGYYSIKDNMEEVSKCPEAFALVAKVVKLTTNFDVKPGSGMWDMLKTMSPENLGNVMALPDGFLESLNAQLIKIKKV, from the coding sequence ATGAGAGAGATCATTTCCTTGAACGAAAACTGGACCCTGTCCTTCCCCAAAGGCGACCATGTGACGGAGCAGGTCAACCTGCCCCACACCTGGAACGCTGTGGACGGCAACGACGGCAACGGCAGCTACCTGCGCACCACCGGCGTTTACACCCGCACCTTCGAGCAGCCCAAGCAGCCCCGTGAGGGCGGCCGCACCTATGTTGAGGTGCTCGCTGCTGCGCTGAACGCCACCGTGAAGGTCAACGGCACGGTCGCCACCACCCATGAGGGCGGCTTCTCCATCTTCCGTACCGATGTCACCGATCTGTGCCACGAGGGTGAGAACGAGCTGACCATCGAGGTCTCCAACGAGGACACCCCGTCCATGTACCCCGCTTCCGCCGACTTCACCTTCTACGGCGGCCTGTACCGCGGCGTCAACCTGATCAGCGTGCCCAATGCACACTTTGATCTGGACTACTACGGCGGCCCCGGCATCATGGTCACCCCGGTCCCCACGGAGGACGGCGGTGCAAACTTCACCATCAAGAGCTTCGTCACCAACCCCGCTGACGACCTGACCGTTCTGTACAGCATCGAGGACTGCTTCGGCCGCGAGGTCGCTTCCGCTGTCCGCGGTTCTGCCGAGACCGAAGTCACCATCTACGTGCCCGATGCACAGCTGTGGAGCATGGACGAGCCCAACCTGTACACCGTCACTGCGACCCTGCAGCGCAACAACGAGGCCGTCGATGAGATCTGCGCCAACGTCGGTGTCCGTTCCTTCAAGGTCACGCCCAACGAAGGCTTCTCCATCAACGGTGTGCCCACCCCGCTGCGCGGCGTTTCCCGCCATCAGGACCGCGTGTTCGAGGGCAACGCTCTAACCGCCGAGGAGCACTATGACGACGCCATGCTCATCAAGGAGCTGGGCGCCAACACCATCCGTCTGGCACACTATCAGCACAGCCAGGACTTCTACGATGCCTGCGACGAGATCGGTTTCGCCGTCTGGGCTGAGATCCCCTTCATCAGCGTCTTCAAGAAGGGCGAGGGCGCACACACCCACGTCATGGAGGAGATGAAGGAGCTCATCATCCAGAACTACAACCACCCCTCCATCATGTTCTGGGGCATCTCCAACGAGATCCTGATCGGCGGCATCTCTCAGGAGCTGGTGGACACCCACCACGATCTGGAAAAGCTCTGCAAGGAGCTTGACCCGACCCGCCTGACCACCATTGCACACGTTTCTCACACCCCCGTGGACGGCCCCATGCACCACATCACCGACCTGGAGAGCTACAACCACTACTTCGGCTGGTACGGCGGCAAGATGGAGCAGAACGGCCCCTGGCTGGACAAGTTCCACGCCGACCACCCCGACATCTGCATCGGCATTTCCGAGTACGGCTGCGAGGGCATCATCAACTGGCACAGCAACACGCCGGAGTGCAAGGACTACACCGAGGAGTATCAGGCACTGTACCACGAGCACATGGCACAGGTCTTCGAGGACCGTCCCTGGGTGTGGGCTTCCCACGTCTGGAATATGTTCGACTTCGGCTGCGCTGCCCGTAACGAGGGCGGCGTGAGCGGCCGCAACAACAAGGGCCTCGTCACCATGGACCGCAAGACCAAGAAGGACAGCTACTTTGTCTATCAGGCTTACTGGACCCAGACCCCGATGGTCCACATCGCTGGCCGCCGCCACGCACAGCGCGCAGGCGAGACCACCGAGATCAAGGTCTACTCCAACCAGGACACCGTCGTTCTGTACGTCAACGGCAAGGAAGTCGGCCAGCAGACCGCGCACCGCGTCTTCAAGTTCGACGTTGCTCTGAACGAAGGCTTCAACACCATCCTGGCTGTGGCCGGTGATGTGAAGGATTCCATCACCCTGGAGAAGGTCGCCGAGGAGCCCGCTTACTACACCCTGCCGGAGTTCAACGCGCGCCAGGAGGGCGTTGCCAACTGGTTCAAGCAGGTCGGCAGCCTGGATCTGGACCTCAAGGCTCCCATGGAGTTCCCGGAAGGCTACTACAGCATCAAGGACAACATGGAAGAAGTCTCCAAGTGCCCCGAAGCCTTCGCCCTCGTTGCCAAGGTCGTGAAGCTGACCACCAACTTTGATGTGAAGCCCGGCTCCGGTATGTGGGATATGCTGA
- a CDS encoding IclR family transcriptional regulator: MNRTVERTLAILKIIANSEHGITLQEIANQMDMAKSSAFAIVHTLLELNYISTVENNDKKYCLGVETFALGMKYANNQSLVQQCVIHLPGLAEKYNKTAFLGILNGSNVVYLYKYVAENARLATCSIGSSKPAHATALGKALIAFLPPKAQRTLIDNIELTSYTDQTISSKEEFIAQLEQIKKQGYATEFAELGHLTACCSVPILDSQGNAVAAISLADIAESNENYLQMANDLKAAAAEISKIVAYTQN; this comes from the coding sequence ATGAATCGAACCGTTGAGCGCACTTTGGCAATCCTCAAAATTATTGCCAATAGCGAGCATGGCATTACCCTGCAGGAAATTGCCAATCAAATGGACATGGCAAAAAGCAGTGCTTTTGCAATTGTCCATACCCTATTGGAGTTGAACTACATCAGCACGGTTGAAAACAATGATAAAAAATACTGCTTGGGGGTCGAGACTTTTGCGCTCGGGATGAAGTATGCTAACAATCAAAGCCTCGTTCAGCAGTGTGTCATTCATCTCCCCGGGCTGGCTGAAAAATACAACAAGACTGCCTTTCTTGGCATATTGAACGGCTCCAATGTGGTTTATCTTTATAAATATGTCGCAGAAAACGCACGGCTTGCCACCTGCTCCATCGGCTCCAGCAAGCCGGCCCACGCGACAGCTCTTGGCAAAGCGCTGATTGCTTTTCTCCCACCCAAAGCGCAACGCACACTGATTGATAACATAGAACTCACCTCTTATACCGATCAGACCATCTCTTCTAAAGAGGAATTTATTGCACAGTTGGAACAGATTAAAAAGCAGGGTTATGCAACCGAATTTGCTGAATTGGGCCACTTGACTGCGTGTTGCAGTGTTCCGATCCTTGATTCTCAAGGTAACGCTGTAGCTGCAATTTCTCTGGCAGACATCGCTGAATCAAACGAAAACTATCTCCAGATGGCCAATGACCTAAAGGCTGCTGCGGCTGAAATTTCCAAAATTGTGGCCTACACACAAAATTGA
- a CDS encoding helix-turn-helix domain-containing protein → MYFDFYAAGKRIQYLRKVNGMTQEELAIKLNISDRHLRRIERGEEAPSIDLFVEIKETFRTTLDYLIVGKSPSEEEELLRKKICTKLHRIARSLDAVADDL, encoded by the coding sequence ATGTACTTTGATTTTTACGCCGCCGGCAAACGTATCCAGTACCTGCGCAAGGTCAACGGCATGACGCAGGAGGAGTTGGCAATCAAACTGAATATCAGTGACCGTCATCTCCGTCGAATTGAACGAGGGGAAGAAGCACCGTCGATTGACCTTTTTGTTGAGATCAAGGAGACTTTTCGTACCACGCTGGACTACTTGATTGTGGGAAAGTCCCCCTCTGAGGAAGAAGAACTGTTAAGGAAGAAAATCTGTACAAAATTGCATCGTATCGCGCGTAGCTTAGATGCCGTTGCGGACGATTTATAA
- a CDS encoding L-lactate dehydrogenase codes for MNNVNLRKIAVIGCGFVGSASAFALMQSKLFSEIVLIDADHAKAEGEAMDISHGIPFVGNMKIYAGTYDDIVDAAIIVITAGAGQKPGETRLDLVHKNLNIFKSIIPEIAKRECRGILLVVANPVDILTYAAIKLSGFPEHRVIGSGTVLDTARLKYQLGEHLSVDSKSVHAFIIGEHGDSEIAAWSSANVSGIALDDFCEMRGHYNHDQSQENIAEKVKNSAYEIIEKKRATYYGVAMAVKRICEVIIRDEKSILPISSMMHGDFGVDNVVLSMPAVVGADGLEELVPIALSEKESADLKKSADTLRGILDECGI; via the coding sequence ATGAACAACGTCAATTTACGCAAGATCGCCGTCATCGGCTGCGGCTTCGTCGGCTCGGCGTCCGCCTTTGCGCTGATGCAGAGCAAGCTGTTCTCGGAGATCGTCCTGATCGACGCAGACCACGCCAAGGCCGAAGGCGAAGCCATGGACATCAGCCACGGCATCCCCTTTGTGGGCAACATGAAGATCTATGCCGGCACCTACGATGACATCGTGGATGCCGCCATCATCGTCATCACGGCAGGCGCAGGCCAGAAGCCCGGCGAGACCCGGCTGGACCTCGTGCACAAGAACCTGAACATCTTCAAGAGCATCATCCCGGAGATTGCCAAACGGGAATGCCGCGGCATCCTGCTGGTGGTGGCGAACCCGGTGGACATCCTGACCTATGCCGCCATCAAGCTGTCCGGCTTCCCGGAGCACCGGGTCATCGGCTCCGGCACCGTGCTGGACACCGCCCGCCTGAAGTATCAGCTGGGCGAGCACCTGTCCGTGGACAGCAAAAGCGTCCACGCCTTCATCATCGGCGAGCACGGCGACAGCGAGATCGCGGCCTGGAGCAGCGCCAACGTCTCCGGCATTGCGCTGGACGATTTCTGCGAGATGCGCGGCCACTACAACCACGACCAGTCGCAGGAGAACATCGCGGAGAAGGTCAAGAACAGCGCCTACGAGATCATTGAGAAGAAGCGCGCCACCTACTACGGCGTCGCAATGGCCGTCAAGCGCATCTGCGAGGTCATCATCCGGGACGAGAAGTCCATCCTGCCCATCTCCTCGATGATGCACGGCGACTTCGGCGTGGACAATGTCGTTCTGAGCATGCCCGCCGTGGTGGGTGCCGACGGCCTCGAAGAGTTGGTCCCCATCGCACTGAGCGAGAAGGAATCCGCCGATCTCAAGAAGTCCGCAGACACCCTGCGCGGCATCCTGGACGAATGCGGGATCTGA
- a CDS encoding tyrosine-type recombinase/integrase — protein sequence MVAGHLQEKNDFYYIVLSYKDTDGKRKTKWEATGLSVKRNKKKAEALLLERRRNFMVPTAPAEIRLDDDILFSDFMLKWLEVTKSSIQITTYASYQGMVERIIVPYFRKRGIKLVDLKATDLQDFYTKQLERVKANSVIHYHANIHKALKYAVKIDLIPTNPADKVERPKKNEFKGSYYSADEIHALTEIAEGTKLEIPVLLASFYGLRRSEVLGLKWDAIDFEANTLEVKHIVTQASIDGKKVLVQADRAKTKSSLRTLPLVPPIRDRLLMLKGQQETYRRLCGKSYNREYLGYLCVDEIGNIIRPNYVSEQFPKLLEKNGLRPIRFHDLRHSCASLLLANGVPMKQIQEWLGHSDFSTTANIYAHLDYASKLSSAQAMLEGLGYGNASA from the coding sequence ATGGTAGCAGGGCATCTGCAAGAAAAAAACGACTTCTACTACATCGTTCTGAGTTACAAGGACACAGACGGAAAGCGAAAGACCAAGTGGGAAGCCACCGGTCTGTCCGTCAAGAGGAACAAGAAGAAAGCCGAGGCTCTTTTGCTGGAACGTCGGAGAAACTTCATGGTTCCTACCGCACCTGCGGAAATTCGCTTAGACGATGACATTCTCTTTTCGGACTTCATGCTGAAATGGTTGGAAGTCACGAAAAGCTCTATCCAGATCACAACCTATGCCAGCTATCAGGGAATGGTGGAGCGCATCATCGTTCCGTATTTCCGCAAGCGCGGCATCAAGCTGGTAGACCTGAAAGCCACCGACTTGCAGGACTTCTACACCAAGCAGCTTGAACGGGTCAAGGCAAATTCCGTGATCCATTATCACGCAAACATCCACAAGGCGTTGAAGTATGCGGTCAAGATCGACCTGATCCCCACCAATCCGGCAGATAAGGTCGAGCGTCCGAAGAAGAACGAGTTCAAAGGCAGCTATTACAGTGCCGATGAGATTCATGCTTTGACGGAGATCGCAGAGGGCACCAAGCTGGAGATCCCGGTTCTGCTGGCATCCTTCTACGGTCTGCGCCGCAGCGAGGTGCTGGGTCTGAAATGGGATGCCATCGACTTTGAAGCCAACACGCTGGAGGTCAAGCACATCGTCACGCAGGCATCCATCGACGGCAAAAAGGTTCTGGTGCAGGCAGACCGTGCAAAGACCAAGTCCAGCCTGCGGACGCTGCCCCTTGTGCCGCCCATCCGTGACCGCCTGCTGATGCTGAAAGGTCAGCAGGAAACCTACCGCCGCCTGTGCGGTAAAAGCTACAACCGGGAGTATCTGGGCTATCTGTGTGTGGACGAGATCGGGAACATCATCCGCCCCAACTATGTTTCCGAGCAGTTCCCGAAGCTGTTGGAGAAAAACGGTCTGCGTCCTATCCGCTTTCATGACCTGCGTCATAGCTGCGCCAGCCTTCTTCTGGCAAACGGCGTTCCTATGAAGCAGATTCAGGAATGGCTGGGTCACAGCGACTTCTCCACCACCGCCAACATCTACGCCCACCTCGATTATGCTTCCAAACTCTCGTCTGCACAGGCGATGCTGGAAGGGCTGGGCTATGGCAATGCGTCAGCATGA
- a CDS encoding helix-turn-helix domain-containing protein — protein sequence MLRDYPDVLNIDQMCEILSVSTKTGYALLKKGSVQHLKVGRSYRIPKAHLLTYLIGFAPRSRCPGVTSLHSLLPLGTLMVSAAEVTYSSGCKDRR from the coding sequence ATGCTCCGGGATTACCCGGACGTGCTGAACATCGACCAGATGTGCGAGATATTGAGCGTCAGCACAAAAACCGGGTATGCTCTTTTGAAAAAAGGGAGCGTCCAGCATTTGAAGGTCGGACGCTCCTACCGCATCCCCAAGGCACATCTTTTGACTTATCTCATCGGATTCGCACCCCGGTCACGCTGTCCGGGCGTGACATCCTTGCATTCTCTCCTGCCGTTGGGTACACTGATGGTGTCAGCGGCAGAAGTTACATATTCAAGTGGATGCAAAGACAGGAGGTAA
- a CDS encoding ParB/RepB/Spo0J family partition protein, whose product MPKNGANISLSSFDDIFSTDESRNVEKIQQISISELHHFKDHPFKVLDDEAMQRTVESVAQFGVLAPLIARPREDGGYEIISGHRRQHAAELAGLKTLPVIVRNMDDDQAVIQMVDSNLQREHILPSERAFAYKMKLEAIKRTAGRPSKNVSQIGTQKRSDQIMAEEMGESRNQIQRFIRFTNLIPELLDLVDQKKISFNPAVELSYLADSEQQDFLEAMQDTQNAPSLSQAQRIKKLSQEGQCSYEAIFDIMGEEKKAEMDRVTIKNDVLRKYFPKSYTPKQVEDTILKLLEKWQKKRQRSQER is encoded by the coding sequence ATGCCGAAAAACGGCGCAAACATCAGCTTGAGCAGCTTCGATGATATTTTTTCCACCGACGAAAGCCGCAATGTTGAAAAAATCCAGCAGATTTCAATTTCAGAACTGCATCATTTTAAAGACCACCCATTCAAGGTGCTGGACGATGAGGCCATGCAGCGGACGGTGGAGAGCGTGGCACAGTTTGGAGTATTGGCTCCTTTGATCGCCCGCCCCCGGGAGGACGGGGGTTATGAGATTATTTCGGGCCACCGGCGGCAGCACGCGGCAGAGTTGGCCGGGCTGAAAACCCTGCCGGTAATTGTCCGCAATATGGACGATGACCAGGCGGTGATTCAGATGGTGGACAGCAATTTGCAGCGCGAACACATTCTGCCCAGTGAGCGGGCCTTCGCCTACAAAATGAAGCTGGAAGCTATAAAAAGAACGGCAGGCCGTCCTTCTAAAAATGTGTCCCAAATTGGGACACAAAAACGTTCGGATCAAATTATGGCTGAAGAAATGGGTGAAAGCCGTAACCAGATTCAACGGTTTATCCGCTTTACCAACCTGATCCCGGAACTTCTGGACCTGGTGGACCAGAAGAAAATCTCCTTCAATCCTGCTGTGGAGCTGTCCTATCTGGCAGACTCGGAACAGCAGGATTTTTTAGAGGCCATGCAGGACACCCAGAACGCTCCTTCCCTGTCCCAGGCTCAGCGGATTAAGAAACTGAGTCAGGAGGGCCAGTGCAGCTACGAGGCCATCTTCGACATTATGGGCGAGGAAAAGAAGGCCGAAATGGACCGCGTGACCATCAAGAACGACGTACTGCGCAAGTATTTTCCCAAGTCCTACACCCCGAAACAGGTGGAAGATACCATTCTGAAACTTTTGGAAAAGTGGCAAAAGAAACGCCAGCGCAGTCAGGAACGCTGA
- a CDS encoding DUF6551 family protein — MIKLVHHEMVINSKFLEVPRSYYQRTLNANRVKRIAAEFDERIANAPKVSYRDGHYYVFDGQHTIAARKLLNNNCDLNIVCKVYSGLTEQQEAMLFAQQTGISAPLTAGAKLRAKIHGGDPEAIAFQSATQRAGFGLSFNQSHAKWKIACIATAFAEYRQHGERIYTDALRVLAEAWEGDINSLRSEVLQGVARFVALYDHEYDPIRLIKQLKRISPLTIYRSGQAMSGPNYQKYMHQILKVYNGSSRSRSLPIKQ, encoded by the coding sequence ATGATTAAACTTGTTCATCACGAAATGGTCATCAACAGCAAGTTTCTGGAGGTGCCTCGCAGCTACTACCAGCGGACTCTCAACGCCAACCGTGTCAAGCGAATCGCCGCCGAGTTTGACGAGCGCATCGCCAATGCCCCCAAGGTCAGCTACCGGGACGGTCACTACTATGTTTTCGATGGTCAACACACCATTGCCGCCCGCAAGCTGCTGAATAACAACTGCGATCTGAACATCGTCTGCAAGGTTTATTCGGGATTGACCGAGCAGCAAGAAGCCATGCTGTTTGCACAGCAGACGGGTATTTCGGCGCCGCTTACAGCCGGTGCAAAGCTGCGTGCCAAGATCCACGGCGGCGACCCGGAAGCCATCGCATTCCAGAGTGCTACCCAGCGCGCCGGTTTTGGTCTGAGTTTCAACCAGAGTCACGCCAAGTGGAAGATTGCCTGCATCGCTACCGCATTTGCCGAATATCGGCAGCACGGCGAACGCATTTACACAGATGCACTTCGTGTTCTGGCAGAAGCATGGGAGGGTGACATCAACTCGCTCCGTTCTGAGGTGCTGCAGGGCGTTGCCCGTTTCGTTGCGCTGTACGACCACGAGTATGACCCGATTCGTCTGATCAAGCAGCTCAAACGCATCAGCCCCCTGACGATCTACCGCAGCGGGCAGGCGATGAGCGGCCCGAACTATCAGAAGTATATGCACCAGATCCTGAAGGTCTACAACGGCTCCAGCCGTTCTAGGAGCCTTCCTATCAAGCAGTGA
- a CDS encoding ABC transporter permease, whose translation MDQLKIKMRQPHGKKLLQSLVSDWQIYVLLLPVVIWFALWAYKPMGGLLIAFKRFDSSLGVWNSDFKGIANFMTLVSGVYQTQFWQAFRNTFVINAYSLVFGFPVPIILAILFAEIGNNFVRKLTQTATYLPHFLSEVTITSITIMLVYSGVNSTGVLAALFQRLDLIEPGVSLLSNANYFRPLYIAVGIWKESGYSSIVYFAAIMGISPTLYEAMKVDGANKLQELRYVTIPGMAPTLIIMVIMRIGNMLSIGYERVLLMYNSNIYVTADVLSTFEQRIGILSANYGVGASVSLFNSLIAFALVIGANTISRNISDTSLW comes from the coding sequence ATGGATCAACTTAAAATTAAGATGCGACAGCCGCACGGCAAAAAGCTCTTGCAGTCTTTGGTCAGTGATTGGCAGATCTATGTGCTGCTGTTGCCGGTGGTGATCTGGTTTGCACTGTGGGCCTATAAGCCGATGGGCGGTTTGCTCATCGCCTTTAAGCGATTTGATTCCAGCCTGGGCGTATGGAACAGCGACTTTAAAGGCATTGCAAACTTTATGACCCTGGTATCGGGTGTCTACCAGACACAGTTTTGGCAGGCGTTCCGGAATACCTTTGTAATTAACGCATACAGCTTGGTATTTGGTTTCCCTGTGCCGATTATCCTGGCTATCCTGTTTGCGGAGATTGGCAACAATTTTGTCCGGAAATTGACCCAGACGGCGACCTATCTGCCCCACTTTTTGTCTGAGGTTACCATCACCAGCATTACCATCATGCTGGTGTACAGCGGCGTAAACTCTACAGGCGTTCTGGCGGCATTGTTCCAGAGGCTGGACCTCATTGAACCGGGCGTTTCGCTGCTTTCCAACGCGAACTATTTCCGTCCACTGTACATTGCTGTTGGAATCTGGAAAGAGAGCGGCTACAGCTCGATTGTGTATTTTGCCGCCATCATGGGTATTTCGCCCACATTGTATGAAGCTATGAAGGTGGACGGCGCAAACAAACTCCAGGAACTGCGGTATGTCACGATCCCAGGCATGGCACCGACCTTGATTATCATGGTGATTATGCGAATCGGCAACATGCTGTCTATCGGTTATGAGCGCGTCCTGCTGATGTACAACTCCAACATCTATGTGACCGCAGACGTTCTGTCTACCTTTGAACAACGCATCGGTATCCTTTCGGCCAACTATGGCGTTGGTGCGTCGGTTAGCTTGTTTAACTCTCTCATCGCCTTTGCGCTGGTGATTGGGGCAAACACAATTAGCCGGAATATTTCGGATACATCTTTGTGGTAA
- a CDS encoding helix-turn-helix domain-containing protein — protein MDNILNTITAYREERKWSLYDLATHAELKSSTISTWYNDNAIPTIPSLVKICDAFQITLSEFFAKAEGSESVPVALTPQQMQVIEKWSILRPDQQEAFLNLLNTIP, from the coding sequence GTGGATAACATTCTGAATACCATAACCGCCTACCGTGAAGAACGCAAATGGTCGCTATACGATTTAGCGACTCACGCCGAGCTGAAATCTTCCACCATTTCTACATGGTATAATGACAATGCGATCCCGACCATTCCTTCGCTTGTAAAGATCTGCGATGCCTTTCAGATCACACTTTCCGAGTTTTTTGCAAAGGCAGAGGGAAGTGAGTCTGTCCCGGTGGCACTTACGCCCCAGCAGATGCAAGTCATTGAGAAATGGTCGATACTTCGCCCTGACCAGCAGGAAGCTTTTTTGAATTTGCTGAATACGATTCCCTGA
- a CDS encoding type II toxin-antitoxin system PemK/MazF family toxin → MIATVYVTKNFGFRRGEIYFADLDPHYGSEQGGKRPVIVIQNNTGNKFAPTVIVAAVTSKVSKKPNQPTHVLIEQNPAFSRPSVVLLEQIFTIDKERINSFMGMTSEWEMAQIEKALKCSLALDRENMNPERGNLFG, encoded by the coding sequence ATGATTGCTACCGTTTATGTAACGAAGAATTTCGGCTTTCGCCGGGGCGAGATCTACTTTGCAGACCTTGACCCGCACTATGGTTCCGAGCAGGGTGGTAAACGTCCTGTTATTGTGATCCAAAATAATACAGGAAATAAATTTGCGCCGACTGTGATCGTGGCTGCTGTAACCTCAAAAGTCTCCAAAAAGCCAAACCAGCCCACCCATGTTCTCATTGAGCAGAACCCTGCGTTCAGCCGTCCGTCTGTGGTGCTGCTGGAACAGATCTTCACCATTGATAAAGAGCGCATCAACAGTTTTATGGGGATGACCAGTGAGTGGGAGATGGCGCAAATTGAAAAAGCCCTGAAATGCAGTCTGGCATTGGATCGGGAAAATATGAATCCGGAAAGGGGAAATCTGTTTGGGTGA